One genomic segment of Candidatus Sulfotelmatobacter sp. includes these proteins:
- a CDS encoding protein kinase — protein MINQTISHYRITGRVGSGGMGVVYEAEDLNLGRKVALKFLPPQLSRDQNALDRFLLEARTASALNHPNICTIYAVEKSGDGDDAQSFIAMELLEGQNLDYKLASGPMPIGPLLDVAIQLADALDAAHAKGILHRDIKPANIFLTQRGVKVLDFGLAKLMRPDLQMSSGATQDSPSPHLTSPGATVGTIAYMSPEQARGEELDTRTDLFSLGTVLYQMATGKLPFTGATSAVVFHAILELDPTPPVQLNAALPPKLQEIIEKLLDKDRDLRYQSAADLRGDLKRLKRDVESARKMASATTTSASVAMPANVLSSSGSPTTKASGATDVAAPRQSNTRRWILPGVVVLLALVVIGDRVRAFLGHRTQAFQNFSVVKVTDSGTAAMVAISPDGKYLLTLMRENGLASLQLRNVPTNSVTQVQPPADVQYNGLRFAPDGNYFYFVRSDPGNDELRFLYRAPLLGGTPEKLAEDVDSNVTFSPDGRQVAFMRYDNPNPGEYELLTKDLQSGAEKALVKGSEKQSLNLPAWSPDGKTIMCYVLQPEGGLTGFDLVDAQSGQRKVFARSENVIMSPEWLPDGSGVLALDRDASSNYRRSQVVRFSYPDGAMSAVTRDASDYSWISLASSASVLAAVASEQHWDLELLVPGGEAKAVTKAREGMALSWTPDGKLMVDRDNRVQVVNLETGTKAIFGIDPGVPEFEPRACRDGQLLYAGYSALNKQVGIWKMDATGENPKKLTGGQMDYAPECSPDLRWAYYRDVTTNLLMRVPLQGGTPQKVSELPMEWPYDISPDGASALLTTVSHAEGHKERAVEVALENGQAKREIVLQKPHTGRIQYSLDGKAIEYGVRENGVDNIWRQPLDGAGGRWETEFKAEHIGSFQWSPDGKRLAMVRGHTDSDVVLMRDAQP, from the coding sequence ATGATCAACCAGACCATCTCGCACTATCGCATTACCGGCCGCGTGGGCAGCGGCGGGATGGGCGTGGTGTATGAAGCGGAAGACTTGAACCTGGGACGCAAGGTCGCGCTGAAATTTCTACCGCCGCAACTGTCGCGCGATCAGAATGCGCTCGACCGCTTTCTGCTGGAGGCGCGGACCGCCTCAGCCTTGAACCATCCCAACATCTGCACCATCTACGCGGTCGAAAAGAGTGGCGACGGCGACGACGCGCAGTCGTTCATCGCCATGGAGCTGCTCGAAGGCCAGAATCTCGACTACAAACTCGCGTCCGGCCCCATGCCAATCGGCCCGTTGCTCGATGTAGCGATTCAACTCGCCGATGCACTCGACGCCGCCCACGCCAAGGGCATCCTCCATCGCGACATCAAGCCCGCCAACATTTTTCTGACGCAGCGCGGCGTCAAGGTGCTCGACTTCGGTCTGGCCAAGCTGATGCGTCCAGATTTGCAGATGAGCAGCGGCGCCACACAGGATTCACCCAGCCCGCACCTGACCAGTCCAGGCGCGACCGTTGGCACGATCGCGTATATGTCGCCCGAGCAGGCCCGCGGCGAAGAACTCGACACCCGCACCGATTTGTTTTCGCTGGGCACAGTCCTCTATCAGATGGCGACCGGAAAGTTGCCCTTTACAGGCGCCACGTCCGCAGTGGTCTTCCACGCGATTCTTGAACTTGATCCCACGCCGCCCGTGCAACTGAATGCGGCGCTGCCGCCCAAACTACAGGAGATTATCGAGAAGCTTCTGGACAAAGATCGCGACCTGCGCTACCAGTCCGCCGCCGACCTGCGCGGCGATCTGAAGCGCCTGAAACGCGACGTCGAATCGGCGAGAAAAATGGCGAGCGCGACCACGACTTCGGCCTCGGTGGCTATGCCCGCGAACGTTCTCTCCAGCTCCGGCTCGCCAACTACAAAAGCGAGTGGCGCGACTGATGTGGCGGCGCCCAGGCAATCGAATACTCGTCGCTGGATTCTGCCGGGCGTAGTGGTGTTGCTCGCGCTCGTAGTGATTGGCGACCGGGTCCGCGCCTTCTTAGGACATCGCACTCAGGCATTTCAAAATTTCTCAGTCGTCAAGGTGACGGATTCGGGGACCGCCGCCATGGTAGCGATCTCGCCCGATGGAAAATATCTGCTCACGCTGATGCGGGAGAACGGACTGGCCAGCCTTCAGTTGCGGAATGTGCCGACCAACAGCGTAACCCAGGTGCAGCCGCCGGCAGATGTGCAGTACAACGGGCTGCGTTTTGCGCCGGACGGAAACTATTTTTATTTTGTGCGCAGCGATCCGGGCAATGACGAGTTGAGATTCCTGTATCGAGCCCCGTTGTTGGGAGGAACGCCCGAAAAGCTGGCCGAGGATGTGGACTCGAATGTGACGTTCTCGCCGGACGGGCGCCAAGTCGCGTTCATGCGGTACGACAATCCCAATCCGGGCGAGTATGAGTTGCTTACCAAAGATCTCCAGAGCGGCGCGGAGAAGGCGCTGGTGAAGGGCTCGGAAAAGCAATCGCTAAATTTACCGGCCTGGTCACCGGATGGAAAGACAATCATGTGCTACGTCTTGCAGCCGGAGGGTGGGCTGACAGGATTCGATTTAGTGGATGCACAGAGCGGGCAACGGAAGGTCTTTGCACGCAGCGAAAATGTGATCATGAGTCCGGAGTGGCTGCCCGACGGCAGCGGCGTGCTGGCACTCGACCGGGACGCGAGTTCGAATTACCGGCGAAGCCAGGTGGTGCGTTTTTCCTATCCGGACGGTGCGATGTCCGCAGTGACGCGGGATGCCAGTGATTATTCCTGGATCAGCTTGGCCAGTAGTGCTTCCGTACTGGCGGCGGTGGCAAGCGAGCAGCACTGGGATCTGGAGTTGCTGGTTCCGGGCGGAGAGGCGAAAGCGGTTACCAAGGCACGGGAAGGAATGGCCCTGTCATGGACGCCGGACGGAAAGCTGATGGTAGACCGCGACAATCGGGTGCAGGTAGTGAATCTCGAGACCGGAACGAAAGCGATTTTTGGAATTGATCCAGGAGTGCCGGAGTTCGAACCAAGGGCTTGCCGCGATGGGCAACTGCTGTACGCCGGCTACTCGGCGCTGAACAAACAAGTCGGCATTTGGAAGATGGATGCTACCGGAGAAAATCCAAAGAAGCTGACTGGCGGGCAGATGGACTACGCGCCGGAGTGCTCGCCGGATTTGCGCTGGGCCTATTATCGCGACGTGACCACAAACCTATTGATGCGCGTGCCGCTGCAAGGCGGGACGCCGCAAAAAGTTTCCGAGCTTCCGATGGAGTGGCCATACGACATTTCTCCAGATGGGGCAAGTGCGCTCTTAACAACCGTGAGTCATGCCGAGGGACACAAGGAGCGAGCGGTCGAAGTGGCCTTGGAGAATGGACAGGCGAAGCGGGAGATCGTGCTCCAGAAGCCGCATACCGGCAGAATCCAATATTCGCTGGATGGGAAGGCGATCGAATACGGTGTACGGGAGAACGGCGTAGACAACATCTGGCGGCAACCCCTGGATGGGGCTGGGGGGCGATGGGAAACCGAGTTCAAGGCTGAACACATTGGTTCGTTTCAGTGGTCGCCGGACGGGAAAAGATTAGCGATGGTGCGGGGACATACCGACTCCGACGTGGTGCTGATGCGCGACGCGCAGCCGTGA
- a CDS encoding cold-shock protein — protein sequence METGTVKWFNDAKGYGFISRQNGEDVFVHFSAIQASGFRSLQEGQQVQFDVVKGPKGWQAENVKGA from the coding sequence ATGGAAACAGGAACAGTGAAGTGGTTTAACGACGCCAAGGGCTACGGTTTTATCAGCCGCCAGAACGGCGAGGATGTCTTTGTGCATTTCTCCGCCATTCAGGCCAGCGGCTTCCGCAGCCTGCAAGAAGGTCAGCAAGTGCAGTTTGACGTGGTCAAAGGCCCCAAGGGCTGGCAAGCTGAAAACGTTAAGGGCGCGTAA
- a CDS encoding TlpA disulfide reductase family protein: MRILLALFLLTASAWAEIVYDVRVALSQKNFSGAEAALNAYRNQQGVTGEYLEAYSWMGRAALDQRQYDQASAYAKETKTLALEQLKLKQRALDSDPHLATALGAALEVQAQTLAARGQRTQAVALLQAALRTYGTTSIHDRLQKNLNLLSLQGKVAPALKADDFLGAKPPLAAQLKGSPVLLFFWAHWCVDCKAEAPIITQLRSEFADKGLQVIGPTRLYGYTAQSEHASPADERQYIDAVRHRFYSGLLDMPVPISQYNFDTYGASTTPTLVLLDREGKVAMYHPGALPYDQLRAEIEKVVR, translated from the coding sequence TTGCGAATTTTGCTGGCTTTGTTTTTGCTCACGGCTTCGGCATGGGCGGAGATTGTGTACGACGTGCGCGTGGCGTTGTCACAGAAGAATTTTTCTGGCGCCGAGGCGGCGCTGAATGCTTATCGCAATCAACAAGGGGTGACGGGCGAATATCTCGAAGCATATTCGTGGATGGGACGGGCTGCGCTCGATCAGCGCCAGTACGACCAGGCGTCCGCGTATGCGAAAGAAACCAAGACGCTGGCGCTGGAGCAATTGAAACTGAAGCAGCGTGCGCTTGACTCCGATCCGCATTTGGCGACGGCGCTGGGGGCGGCGCTGGAAGTGCAGGCACAGACGCTCGCGGCGCGCGGGCAGCGGACACAAGCTGTAGCGCTGCTACAAGCTGCGCTGCGGACGTATGGGACGACTTCGATTCATGATCGCTTGCAGAAGAATCTGAACCTGCTGTCGTTACAGGGGAAGGTTGCGCCGGCGCTGAAGGCGGACGATTTTCTGGGAGCAAAACCGCCGCTGGCGGCGCAGTTGAAAGGCTCGCCGGTGCTGCTGTTTTTCTGGGCACACTGGTGTGTGGACTGCAAGGCGGAAGCTCCCATCATCACGCAGCTGCGCTCGGAGTTTGCCGACAAGGGATTGCAGGTGATCGGGCCGACGCGATTGTATGGTTATACGGCGCAGAGCGAGCATGCGTCGCCAGCCGATGAAAGGCAATATATCGATGCGGTGCGGCATCGCTTTTATTCCGGATTGCTCGACATGCCGGTGCCGATCAGCCAGTACAATTTCGATACTTACGGAGCGTCGACGACACCGACGCTGGTGCTGCTGGATCGGGAGGGGAAAGTGGCGATGTACCATCCGGGCGCGCTGCCGTATGACCAGTTGAGGGCGGAGATCGAGAAGGTGGTGCGCTGA
- a CDS encoding DUF4160 domain-containing protein — protein MPTVLRSGPYRFYFYSHEPNEPPHIHVDRDDRSAKFWLDPIQLATNFGFSAHELRTLQSLVSQNRTLFLEAWNEFFGNDRR, from the coding sequence ATGCCGACGGTGTTGCGGTCCGGCCCCTACCGCTTCTACTTCTACAGTCACGAACCGAATGAGCCGCCGCACATTCATGTCGATCGCGACGATCGGTCGGCGAAATTCTGGCTCGATCCAATCCAGCTTGCGACGAACTTTGGGTTTAGCGCTCACGAACTTCGCACGCTACAATCATTGGTAAGTCAGAACAGGACGCTGTTCCTGGAGGCTTGGAATGAGTTCTTCGGCAATGACCGCAGATGA
- a CDS encoding DUF2442 domain-containing protein: MSSSAMTADERVLDVAFSDDSLSVSLRDGRVISVPLVWYPRLLNATPVQRGNWKIAGGGYGIHWPDLDEDLSTEGLLRGAPAPKA, translated from the coding sequence ATGAGTTCTTCGGCAATGACCGCAGATGAACGGGTGCTCGATGTCGCTTTCAGCGACGACTCGCTGAGTGTGTCGCTGCGCGACGGACGAGTGATCAGCGTGCCACTCGTGTGGTATCCGCGCCTGCTTAACGCCACGCCTGTTCAGCGCGGGAATTGGAAAATTGCCGGCGGCGGCTACGGCATCCATTGGCCCGACCTCGACGAAGACCTAAGCACCGAAGGCCTGCTGCGCGGTGCGCCCGCGCCAAAAGCTTAA
- a CDS encoding carbonic anhydrase, with amino-acid sequence MSVADELLKANETFARTFTLGDLAVRPRRRVAVLACMDSRILFEHCLGLHPGDAHMIRNAGGIATDDALRSLIVSHHLLDTQEFIIINHTDCGLLKVREDELKVRLTEKMGTTADEPKHFHAFDDLEENVRIQMQRVKSHPWIPKHIPVRGFVYDVKTGKLTEVNPPGNFER; translated from the coding sequence TTGTCCGTAGCCGACGAACTCTTAAAAGCCAACGAGACCTTCGCCCGAACTTTCACCCTCGGAGATCTCGCCGTCCGTCCCCGCCGCCGCGTCGCCGTGCTGGCCTGCATGGATTCCCGCATCCTGTTCGAGCATTGCCTCGGCCTGCATCCCGGCGACGCCCACATGATCCGCAACGCCGGCGGCATCGCCACCGACGACGCCCTGCGCTCCCTCATCGTCTCCCATCACCTGCTCGACACCCAGGAATTCATCATCATCAACCACACCGACTGCGGCCTGCTGAAAGTGCGCGAAGATGAATTGAAAGTGCGCCTGACCGAAAAGATGGGAACCACCGCCGATGAGCCAAAGCATTTCCACGCCTTCGACGATCTAGAAGAAAACGTCCGGATTCAGATGCAACGCGTGAAATCGCACCCGTGGATTCCGAAACATATTCCGGTGCGCGGATTTGTCTACGACGTGAAGACAGGGAAATTAACAGAAGTTAACCCGCCGGGTAATTTCGAAAGATGA
- the mnmE gene encoding tRNA uridine-5-carboxymethylaminomethyl(34) synthesis GTPase MnmE — translation MNLDDTIVAIATPPGRGGIGVVRLAGARALEIASPMLRLRHGLEAGRAVFGELIEPQDAKAVGTPTQAAQNAAWMGHPLNSGYLNSGYLNSAHLKSGPPNSAQDRLIDEVVVTYFARPHSYTTDDIVEISAHGSPVVLRHIVELCVAAGARVAEPGEFTMRAFLNGRIDLTQAEAVRDLIDSQTLYQARVAAQQLEGALSRRLQPIKQQLVELIAALEAGIDFAEDDVSVMADAAILDRIAAVRAPLEQLSATFAYGNIVHEGLTLAIVGRPNVGKSSLFNRLVERERAIVTATPGTTRDLVSETVAIGGIPVKLVDTAGIRQSFDEAESMGIKKSMEALADADLVLVVVDASTPQASEDHELLLQMENRAAIVVGNKSDLLAAKIPLSRKGGETWGTRFFVHTSALTGDGIAELRGEILRHMGGESGTAAESGFLTNVRHQALIQDSLAALDAARDAVAAKVPHEMLLLDLYNALRPLDAITGATTTDDILNLIFSTFCIGK, via the coding sequence ATGAATCTCGATGACACCATTGTTGCGATCGCTACGCCGCCAGGGCGCGGCGGGATTGGCGTGGTGCGGCTGGCGGGGGCGCGGGCGCTGGAGATTGCGTCGCCGATGTTGCGGTTGAGACATGGGTTGGAGGCGGGGCGGGCGGTGTTTGGGGAATTGATTGAGCCGCAAGATGCAAAAGCGGTCGGAACTCCCACCCAAGCCGCACAAAACGCGGCTTGGATGGGGCACCCTCTGAATTCTGGGTATCTGAATTCTGGGTATCTGAATTCCGCACATCTGAAGTCTGGACCTCCGAATTCTGCACAGGACCGACTCATTGACGAGGTCGTTGTCACCTATTTTGCTCGGCCTCATTCTTATACTACCGACGACATCGTCGAGATTTCGGCACACGGGTCGCCGGTGGTGTTGCGGCATATTGTCGAATTGTGTGTGGCGGCGGGGGCGCGGGTGGCGGAGCCGGGGGAGTTCACCATGCGGGCGTTCCTGAACGGGCGGATCGATCTCACTCAGGCGGAGGCAGTGCGGGATCTGATCGATTCGCAGACGTTATATCAGGCGAGGGTGGCGGCGCAGCAGTTGGAAGGGGCGCTTTCGCGGCGGTTGCAGCCAATCAAACAACAACTGGTGGAACTGATCGCGGCGCTCGAAGCCGGGATTGATTTCGCCGAGGATGACGTGTCGGTAATGGCGGATGCGGCGATTCTAGATCGCATCGCGGCGGTGCGAGCGCCGCTGGAACAACTCAGCGCGACGTTCGCTTACGGGAACATCGTGCATGAGGGTCTGACGCTGGCGATTGTCGGGCGGCCGAATGTCGGGAAGTCGAGTTTGTTCAATCGCCTGGTGGAGCGGGAGCGGGCGATTGTTACGGCGACTCCGGGGACGACGCGCGATCTGGTGAGCGAGACGGTAGCGATTGGCGGGATTCCGGTAAAGCTCGTCGACACCGCCGGGATTCGGCAGTCGTTCGACGAAGCGGAGTCGATGGGGATTAAGAAATCGATGGAAGCGCTGGCCGATGCGGATCTGGTGCTGGTGGTTGTGGACGCGTCAACGCCGCAAGCTTCAGAGGATCACGAGTTATTACTGCAGATGGAAAACCGGGCGGCCATCGTGGTCGGGAATAAGTCTGATCTACTGGCGGCCAAGATCCCCCTGTCGCGCAAAGGAGGCGAGACGTGGGGCACTCGTTTTTTCGTTCATACCTCCGCCTTGACGGGTGATGGCATCGCCGAACTGCGCGGCGAGATTTTGCGGCACATGGGCGGAGAGTCTGGAACCGCGGCTGAGTCGGGATTTCTGACCAATGTGCGGCATCAGGCATTGATTCAGGATTCGCTGGCGGCGCTGGACGCGGCTCGGGATGCCGTGGCCGCGAAAGTCCCGCATGAGATGTTGCTGCTCGATTTGTATAACGCGCTGCGGCCGTTGGATGCGATTACGGGCGCGACGACGACAGACGATATTTTGAATTTGATTTTCAGTACTTTCTGCATTGGGAAGTAA
- a CDS encoding HdeD family acid-resistance protein: MTSLGTIARASVGWSIGLSILMIVAGILAIVVPPAAGITVVLVVAWLLIFSGATHLVFAWHTRTTGGFIWELLLSALYIVVGVYALMHPIAGLASLTLFLAGYLLAKGVLELVLSFRLRPMRGSTWLLLDGIISLILAVMIWRTWPSSTEWVIGTLVGISMLFSGVSRLALSMAARHVLADLPTFKKAA, encoded by the coding sequence ATGACTTCACTCGGCACAATCGCGAGAGCGTCGGTCGGATGGTCCATCGGTCTTAGCATTCTGATGATCGTTGCGGGAATTCTTGCCATTGTCGTTCCGCCCGCGGCAGGAATTACCGTCGTCCTGGTCGTTGCCTGGCTGCTCATCTTCAGCGGCGCAACCCACCTGGTCTTTGCCTGGCACACACGAACCACCGGTGGCTTCATCTGGGAGCTTTTGCTCAGCGCCCTCTATATCGTCGTGGGTGTCTACGCCTTGATGCATCCCATCGCCGGCCTGGCCTCGCTCACGCTCTTCCTCGCAGGTTACTTACTGGCAAAGGGAGTACTGGAACTAGTCTTGTCCTTCCGCCTGCGTCCCATGCGAGGTTCGACCTGGCTGCTGCTCGATGGAATCATCAGCCTGATCCTCGCCGTCATGATCTGGCGGACCTGGCCCTCAAGCACGGAATGGGTGATCGGTACGCTGGTGGGGATCAGCATGCTCTTTAGCGGTGTCTCTCGGCTGGCTCTGTCGATGGCTGCGCGCCATGTGCTGGCTGACTTGCCGACGTTCAAAAAAGCAGCCTGA
- the ruvA gene encoding Holliday junction branch migration protein RuvA: MIAHLRGKLLAKHPNQAIIETSGVGYDVTISVPTFSDLPALGAEVALHIHTHVREDQLALYGFLRPSEKLLFEKLLTVSGIGPKLAITILSGMPADEMVGAIRGNDLVRLTRIPGIGKKTAERMVLELRDKLPAAGLATAPAVPAMNATEEDVLSALLNLGYQRAAAEKALAAAAKEGDATSFDLLFRTSLGRLSK, from the coding sequence ATGATTGCCCACCTCCGCGGAAAGCTGCTGGCCAAGCATCCCAACCAGGCCATTATCGAAACCTCCGGCGTCGGCTACGACGTGACCATCAGTGTCCCCACATTCTCCGACCTGCCCGCACTCGGCGCTGAAGTCGCGCTGCACATTCACACCCATGTGCGCGAAGACCAGCTCGCCCTCTACGGATTCCTGCGTCCCTCAGAGAAACTGCTGTTCGAAAAGTTGCTCACGGTGAGCGGCATCGGCCCCAAGCTGGCCATCACCATCCTGAGCGGCATGCCCGCTGACGAAATGGTGGGAGCGATTCGCGGCAACGACCTCGTCCGCCTCACCCGCATCCCCGGCATCGGCAAGAAAACCGCCGAGCGCATGGTCCTCGAGTTGCGCGACAAGCTACCGGCCGCGGGTCTCGCTACTGCGCCGGCCGTTCCCGCGATGAACGCCACCGAAGAAGACGTTCTCTCCGCGTTGCTGAATCTGGGATATCAGCGCGCCGCCGCAGAAAAAGCCTTGGCAGCCGCTGCGAAAGAAGGGGACGCCACGTCCTTCGACCTTCTTTTCCGGACATCCCTGGGACGGCTCTCAAAATAG
- a CDS encoding PadR family transcriptional regulator: MNDLLMLSMMLDEPKYGYQLKREAGLIMGQALHNNLVYPSLRRFLQEGWVRKKAVPGERGQTRQQYALSADGRQHLFERLNQFGEDDAASDDAFHLRVGLFAAPQLKARADILTRRKNYLQNRAQHLAALEANMELGKFGAEIVRHMRKQVEMELEWVRHLRRISKLGRRKEKQ, encoded by the coding sequence ATGAATGACCTATTGATGCTTTCGATGATGCTGGACGAGCCGAAATATGGCTACCAACTGAAGCGGGAAGCGGGTTTGATTATGGGGCAAGCGCTACATAATAACTTGGTGTATCCATCGCTGCGCCGTTTCTTGCAGGAAGGATGGGTTCGCAAGAAGGCAGTCCCCGGCGAGCGCGGGCAGACGCGTCAGCAGTATGCGCTCTCGGCGGATGGGCGGCAGCATCTGTTCGAGCGTCTGAATCAATTCGGCGAAGACGACGCGGCTTCTGACGATGCGTTCCATCTGCGCGTGGGGCTATTTGCGGCGCCGCAACTGAAGGCGAGAGCTGACATTCTTACCCGGCGCAAGAACTATCTGCAAAATCGCGCCCAGCACCTGGCGGCGCTCGAAGCCAATATGGAGTTGGGAAAGTTTGGCGCAGAAATCGTGCGCCACATGAGGAAACAGGTTGAGATGGAGCTGGAGTGGGTACGACATCTGCGCCGCATCTCCAAGCTCGGCCGGCGAAAGGAGAAGCAATGA